One window of the Trifolium pratense cultivar HEN17-A07 linkage group LG2, ARS_RC_1.1, whole genome shotgun sequence genome contains the following:
- the LOC123908777 gene encoding (E,E)-geranyllinalool synthase, translated as MELPLSCIERRVQKIKKKIFSSNFDLYSFVSPSTYDTAWLAMIPDSKYPSQPMFKNYLDWLIKNQKPEGFWGESDTIECLPTTIVSMVALKKWNIGTSMVDKGRSFIHANADKLMNEVKEDCPRWLAIVLPSMIELADTMGLDVIFPDSSRETISYIDNRRKTFLFKEEVVEDFHCYPPILSYLETLPPKYVNEKDICKNLSEDGSLFQSPSATAKAFMDYGNKECLTYLKSIAQRCPKAVPQAYPMDEDFIKLCIANQLKKFGLGEYFVGEIETLLAQVYRNYNMEQNSRVKASNMNALRLEKDSLAFEILRTHGFKVSPLRFCWFLNDFEIGAEVEKEYEHFSRAMLHVFRASNLMFSGEYELDEARAFSRKVLDKIVSTRKGGLLLRQIEHELSFPWFARLDHLEHRMWIEESEANALWKGKTSYNRVSYLYNDELLQLATLNFEFKQLLYKNELKELKRWAEKCGISNMGFGREKSTYCYFAVSAVLTSIPHDSYVRMLVAKSAIIITVADDFFDTTGSLNELEFLTDAIQRWDAKGLGSHSKVIFDSLDDLVIEASRKYLQQEGTSYDISNSLKDLWYEAFLAWLIEAKWSRNGHKPSIDSYLKIGMTSIGSHILVLSSSCFLKPSLPAKKLRLTPYEPITNLLMIISRLLNDVESYQKEKEEGKLNSVLVNLMENPEFDIEDSIAYVREIVEKKKKEFLELVLIDGLCDLPKPSKHLHLSCLKVFQMFFNSKNRFDSNTDLVEDINKAIYLPLSKTKYVSPQTMPKKKHTITKMHSNLPFKHNNRINFNGMRFMTPKIGLGFI; from the exons ATGGAACTTCCCTTATCATGCATTGAACGTAGAGttcaaaaaattaagaaaaaaatattctcaTCAAATTTTGATCTCTATTCTTTTGTAAGCCCTTCAACTTATGACACTGCATGGTTAGCAATGATTCCTGATTCTAAATATCCTTCACAACCTATgttcaaaaattatttggattggttgataaaaaatcaaaaacctGAAGGATTTTGGGGAGAGAGTGACACCATTGAATGTCTTCCAACAACAATTGTTTCCATGGTTGCACTAAAAAAGTGGAACATTGGCACATCAATGGTAGATAAAG GACGGTCATTTATTCATGCAAATGCTGATAAGTTGATGAATGAAGTTAAAGAAGATTGCCCTCGTTGGCTAGCTATTGTTTTGCCTTCTATGATTGAACTTGCTGATACCATGGGTCTAGATGTGATCTTCCCTGACTCATCTAGGGAAACCATATCCTATATTGATAACCGTCGCAAAACTTTTCTTTTCAA GGAGGAAGTTGTCGAAGATTTCCATTGTTACCCTCCAATATTGTCATATCTTGAAACTTTGCCTCCAAAATATGTTAATGAAAAAGATATATGTAAGAATTTGAGTGAAGATGGTTCATTATTCCAATCACCCTCTGCCACTGCAAAAGCATTCATGGATTATGGAAATAAAGAGTGCCTCACATATTTAAAGTCCATTGCACAAAGATGCCCAAAAGCAG TTCCACAAGCATATCCAATGGATGAGGATTTTATAAAGCTATGCATTGCTAACCAACTTAAGAAGTTTGGGTTGGGAGAGTACTTTGTGGGAGAGATTGAAACCCTTTTGGCACAAGTTTATAG GAACTATAATATGGAGCAAAATTCACGGGTAAAAGCATCGAATATGAATGCTTTGAGGCTTGAGAAAGATAGTCTAGCATTTGAGATCCTGCGGACACATGGATTCAAAGTCTCACCAT TACGGTTTTGTTGGTTTCTAAATGACTTTGAAATTGGAGCTGAGGTTGAGAAAGAATATGAGCACTTCTCAAGAGCAATGCTTCACGTGTTCAGAGCCTCAAACCTAATGTTCAGTGGAGAATATGAACTAGATGAAGCTAGAGCTTTTTCTAGGAAAGTACTTGACAAAATTGTTTCAACAAGAAAAGGAGGCTTATTGCTGCGACAG ATAGAGCACGAATTAAGTTTTCCATGGTTTGCTCGCCTGGATCACTTAGAACACAGAATGTGGATAGAAGAAAGCGAAGCCAATGCTTTATGGAAAGGAAAGACATCATATAATAG GGTATCATATCTCTATAACGATGAATTGCTACAACTTGCCACTCTAAACTTTGAGTTTAAGCAATTGCTATACAAAAATGAATTGAAGGAACTGAAGAG GTGGGCTGAAAAATGTGGAATTAGTAATATGGGATTTGGAAGAGAAAAAAGCACTTATTGTTACTTTGCTGTTTCTGCTGTTTTAACATCCATTCCTCATGATTCTTACGTAAGAATGCTTGTAGCTAAAAGTGCAATTATAATCACCGTTGCCGATGATTTCTTTGACACCACTGGGTCTCTCAATGAACTAGAATTTCTCACAGATGCAATTCAAAG ATGGGATGCCAAAGGCCTAGGCAGCCACAGCAAAGTTATATTTGATTCACTTGATGATCTTGTCATTGAAGCTTCTAGAAAATATCTTCAACAAGAAGGAACATCTTATGATATTTCAAACAGCTTAAAAGATCTA TGGTATGAAGCTTTCCTTGCATGGCTCATAGAGGCAAAATGGAGCAGAAATGGACACAAACCATCCATTGATTCTTACCTTAAAATAGGCATGACTTCAATTGGATCACATATTTTGGTGCTTTCATCCTCATGTTTTTTGAAGCCAAGTTTACCAGCAAAAAAACTTAGGCTAACACCTTATGAACCCATAACAAATCTACTAATGATCATTTCTCGTTTATTAAATGACGTGGAGAGTTATCAG AAGGAAAAGGAAGAAGGGAAATTGAATTCTGTTTTGGTCAACTTGATGGAGAATCCTGAATTTGATATTGAAGATTCCATTGCTTATGTGAGAGAAATAgttgagaaaaagaagaaagagttTCTTGAACTTGTTTTAATTGATGGATTATGTGATTTGCCTAAGCCTAGCAAACATCTTCATCTATCATGCTTGAAAGTTTTTCAAATGTTTTTCAACTCCAAAAATAGATTTGATTCAAATACAGATTTGGTGGAGGATATAAACAAAGCAATATATCTTCCTTTGAGTAAAACTAAGTATGTTTCACCTCAAACAATGCCAAAGAAGAAACATACTATAACAAAAATGCATAGCAATTTGCCATTCAAACATAACAATAGGATAAATTTCAATGGAATGAGATTCATGACACCTAAAATTGGGCTTGGATTTATTTGA